A stretch of Clostridia bacterium DNA encodes these proteins:
- the rsgA gene encoding ribosome small subunit-dependent GTPase A, protein MKYLKRKQGIIIKGIGGFYYVKVTGQDMIVQCTARGRFRKDKQSPVIGDRVEVDIISESKDGLSEGAIEKILPRRNILKRPRVSNIDKVAIVVTMREPDANLYLLDKMLVFAEKSGLDIVIVVNKIDLATSSEINQITEIYRNIGYDVIATSLLLNIGVQQLREQFKGCTTVLAGQSGVGKSSILNRLAGKEIMEIGVVSKKIRRGKHTTRHSELIKVYDDSFIVDTPGFSSLDLADIDSQELQCYFIDFRKYIPLCRFKGCSHMHEPGCAIKQAVKDNEISRKRYKRYKDFMEEIAIGGMNKW, encoded by the coding sequence GTGAAGTATCTGAAGAGGAAACAGGGCATAATAATAAAAGGGATTGGAGGGTTTTATTACGTAAAAGTAACCGGGCAAGATATGATTGTACAATGCACTGCCAGAGGTAGATTCAGGAAAGATAAGCAGTCGCCTGTTATAGGAGACCGAGTTGAGGTGGATATAATTTCCGAGAGTAAAGATGGGCTATCAGAAGGGGCGATAGAAAAAATTTTGCCGAGGAGAAATATATTGAAAAGGCCGAGAGTGTCTAATATAGATAAGGTAGCAATTGTGGTTACAATGAGAGAGCCGGATGCTAATTTATATTTATTAGATAAAATGCTTGTCTTTGCTGAAAAATCCGGTTTAGATATTGTAATAGTGGTTAATAAAATTGACCTGGCAACATCATCTGAAATAAATCAAATAACTGAAATATATAGAAATATAGGATATGATGTAATTGCTACGAGTTTATTGTTAAATATAGGGGTTCAACAATTAAGGGAACAATTTAAAGGATGTACGACTGTACTAGCAGGACAATCAGGAGTAGGGAAATCTTCTATATTGAACAGGCTGGCTGGGAAAGAAATCATGGAAATCGGCGTGGTAAGTAAAAAGATAAGGAGAGGTAAACATACTACAAGGCATAGTGAACTGATAAAAGTATATGATGATAGTTTTATAGTTGATACTCCGGGTTTTAGTAGTTTGGATTTAGCCGATATAGACAGCCAAGAACTCCAGTGTTATTTTATAGATTTTAGAAAGTATATCCCATTGTGTAGATTTAAAGGCTGTTCACACATGCATGAACCCGGATGTGCAATAAAACAAGCAGTAAAGGATAACGAGATTAGTCGTAAAAGATATAAAAGATATAAGGATTTTATGGAG